A window from Carassius gibelio isolate Cgi1373 ecotype wild population from Czech Republic chromosome B3, carGib1.2-hapl.c, whole genome shotgun sequence encodes these proteins:
- the LOC127953391 gene encoding gastrula zinc finger protein XlCGF57.1-like, with translation MAFSSEQREDKKIDKTFGDKHEDAEKQTDLEEESEELNEMQDKDDFKKQNFVTGKKLYSRSQIDTTQNLTRKRPKNTGIRCHFTCQQCGKSFDRQGRLQVHMRIHTGEKPYSCQQCGKSFDQQGKLQVHMSVHTGEKPYSCQQCGKSFDRQGRLQVHMRIHTGEKPYSCQQCGKSFDQQGKLQVHMRIHTGEKPYSCQQCGKSFDRPGRLQVHMRIHTGEKPYSCQQCGKSFPSKNHLKRHMIVHTGEKPYSCQQCGKSFAHKNDLNGHIRIHTGEKHFTCQQCGKSFPSKKGVKRHMIVHTRERPFTCPQCGKSFAHKNNLNDHIRIHTGDKHFTCQQCGKSFFLKSYLKRHMIIHTGEKPFLCHQCGKSFNGHGGLKVHMRIHTGEKRFTCQQCGKSFNEKGGLRRHMRIHTGEKPFTCPQCGKGFTRQGSFNRHIRIHTGEKPFTCPQCGKSFTLKNTLNDHIKLHTGEKPFNCQQCGKRFIQKRYLNVHMRIHTG, from the exons ATGGCCTTTAGTAGCGAGCAGCGTGAAGACAAGAAGATTGACAAAACATTTGGTGACAAACATGAAGATGCTGAgaaacaaacag ATCTTGAAGAAGAGAGTGAAGAACTGAATGAAATGCAAGATAAAGAtgattttaagaaacaaaattttgtaactggaaaaaaattatacagtcGATCACAGATTGACACGACACAGAATTTGACACGAAAAAGACCTAAAAATACTGGAATAAGATGTCATTTCACctgccaacaatgtggaaagagttttgatCGACAAGGAAGACTTcaagtccacatgagaattcacactggagaaaagccttacagctgccaacaatgtggaaagagttttgatCAACAAGGGAAACTTCAAGTCCACATGAgtgttcacactggagaaaagccttacagctgccaacaatgtggaaagagttttgatCGACAAGGAAGGCTTcaagtccacatgagaattcacaccggAGAAAAGCCTTACAGctgccaacaatgtggaaagagttttgatCAACAAGGAAAACTTcaagtccacatgagaattcacaccggAGAAAAGCCTTACAGctgccaacaatgtggaaagagttttgatCGACCAGGAAGACTTcaagtccacatgagaattcacaccggAGAAAAGCCTTACAGctgccaacaatgtggaaagagtttccctTCAAAGAACCATCTTAAAAGGCACATGATAGTTCACACCGGAGAAAAGCCTTACAGctgccaacaatgtggaaagagttttgcacaTAAAAACGATCTTAATGGCCACATAAGAATTCACACAGGAGAGAAACATTTCACctgccaacaatgtggaaagagtttccctTCAAAGAAAGGTGTTAAAAGGCACATGATAGTTCACACTAGAGAGAGGCCTTTCACCTGCcctcaatgtggaaagagttttgcacaTAAAAACAATCTTAATGACCACATAAGAATTCACACAGGAGATAAAcatttcacctgccaacagtgtggaaagagtttctttCTAAAAAGTTACCTTAAAAGGCACATGATAATTCACACAGGAGAGAAACCTTTCCTCTgccatcagtgtggaaagagtttcaatgGACATGGCGGCCTTAAAGTCCATATGAGGATTCACACAGGAGAGAAGcgtttcacctgccaacagtgtggaaagagtttcaatgAAAAAGGAGGCCTTAGAAggcacatgaggattcacactggcGAGAAGCCTTTcacatgccctcagtgtggaaaagGTTTTACTCGACAAGGAAGCTTTAACAGGCACATtcgaattcacactggagagaagcctttcacgtgccctcaatgtggaaagagtttcactctTAAAAACACTCTTAATGACCACATAAAACTTCACacaggagagaaacctttcaactgccaacagtgtggaaagcgTTTCATTCAAAAAAGAtaccttaatgtccacatgaggattcacacagGATAG